From the Ruminiclostridium josui JCM 17888 genome, one window contains:
- a CDS encoding glycosyltransferase family 39 protein: MKRKYAIAVTTLIVITTIIKLILIFIYPEKMSVHSDDINYYMSAVYFLKTGVLTYRTFNEPTVFIMPLYPIFLSGVLKILGIGFWGLQAVRIIQIGLSALSILFVYLTAKNLFNKKAGLISAVIFSFYPPNLVTPGYILTECLFTFILLALIYFSFKYADNLSNSKAVIISLLWIIGVFCRPTLLFYLCFYLFYIFINKYYKLSQCIKFGITMALIFIVFALPWWARNYNEYNMFIPLTASSGNPLLQGTYVNYIQTPENTTNYEIGKTALETDSIERKVAFKRIREGFKNYFFKYLYWYTLGKTFYFWAFPFYWNDVLGISYWLAVIYHIFIVITAIYGVVKGIKDSIFMKSSLIIFIALYFNFLHCIYMSFDRYAYPIMGIICIYCGKAFVSGKKLKSKF; this comes from the coding sequence ATGAAAAGAAAATATGCAATAGCTGTTACAACCTTGATTGTGATAACTACAATAATTAAACTTATACTTATTTTTATATATCCGGAAAAAATGTCAGTTCACAGTGATGATATAAATTATTATATGAGCGCTGTTTACTTTTTAAAGACAGGAGTTCTTACATACAGAACTTTTAATGAGCCTACGGTTTTTATAATGCCTTTATACCCGATTTTTCTTAGTGGGGTACTAAAGATATTAGGAATAGGTTTTTGGGGACTCCAGGCTGTCAGAATAATTCAAATAGGGCTTTCTGCCCTCAGTATTCTTTTTGTGTACTTAACAGCTAAAAATTTATTTAATAAAAAGGCAGGATTGATATCAGCAGTAATATTTTCTTTTTATCCTCCTAATCTGGTAACACCAGGATATATTCTTACAGAGTGTCTGTTTACTTTTATTCTATTGGCTTTAATATATTTTTCTTTTAAATATGCTGATAATCTTAGCAATTCAAAGGCTGTAATTATAAGTTTACTCTGGATAATTGGAGTTTTTTGCAGACCAACTTTATTGTTTTATTTGTGTTTCTACCTGTTTTATATTTTTATTAATAAATATTATAAACTTTCTCAATGTATTAAGTTTGGTATTACAATGGCACTAATATTTATAGTGTTTGCTCTTCCCTGGTGGGCAAGAAACTATAATGAATATAATATGTTTATTCCTTTAACGGCGTCAAGCGGTAATCCACTTCTGCAGGGCACATATGTTAACTACATTCAAACTCCTGAAAATACAACAAATTATGAGATTGGAAAAACAGCTCTGGAGACAGATAGTATAGAAAGGAAAGTAGCATTTAAAAGAATTCGGGAGGGCTTTAAAAATTATTTTTTTAAGTACTTATACTGGTATACACTAGGAAAGACATTTTATTTTTGGGCATTTCCTTTTTATTGGAATGATGTACTTGGTATCAGTTATTGGCTGGCGGTAATTTACCACATATTTATCGTTATTACTGCTATTTATGGAGTTGTTAAAGGGATTAAAGACAGTATTTTTATGAAAAGTAGTCTCATTATATTTATTGCATTATATTTTAATTTTTTACA